The following proteins are encoded in a genomic region of Colletotrichum higginsianum IMI 349063 chromosome 9, whole genome shotgun sequence:
- a CDS encoding Metalloprotease yields the protein MRIPQLVVAVLALAAGACAQDSSSPPTPDAPSTIVAAPSASQSSQAAAPPPSIQPTSQQVLPTSAPAGTDGPLSTAQPSVRPDSPSVSRPRPAESASAQISDNPSPISRQEPQGSTPPNSSDGARIQGGPTTPAGVPAVSSREPAVSSREPAVSSREPAVSSRGGDRAPEPSSNIPISNTIQGTRVQSNSPQEPSGSVASGQEQPSIAATTVGPQVSGVRGVNGTIGTASARSSGAGSPGADGATNTGLSPELATTVAFAAQPSDAFRAVNETAVEAMPESTEPTPPDVSSPDQFHAELTVNIPEKAINEKNAKAIAVLETAYFEYFVNKDPAPVDKGKISIPDSISQCQNKYSEKLTRRKGLVDEVLDWVPLLSRDLRGFQNCRAVDSLEVGVYFHYMRASGTAERPNELESRVDTLNEALGAVKINFRFMALNWWEPKANEDWSKVTRHEAKLEEWQRRTRAPGKLVLTVWIVNGLRTSQKDNQELNSYATFPNEELDEADGIVIEEARVQGGDATTLIHDVGHWLGLGHTFDVANQECVVQDGLTNATQTSGNRDVLYQCSQVTCAGGPAVEINNYMSYSSCRGKTPRDGFTTDQKARMFANALQFRRGYGTGECMPDGTAAVKKRSSMQDLLEGKCPDVDKQANILMNTPHSPAATVERSWSKLGAGLAAPWVLMTFF from the exons ATGAGGATTCCGCAGCTCGTTGTCGCCGTTCTGGCGTTGGCCGCCGGAGCATGTGCGCAGGACTCCAGCTCACCGCCAACCCCTGATGCGCCGTCAACAATTGTcgcggcgccatcggcatctCAGAGCTCTCAAG CggccgctcctcctcccagcaTCCAGCCCACCAGCCAACAAGTCCTGCCAACCTCTGCGCCAGCCGGAACAGATGGTCCCTTGAGCACCGCTCAGCCTTCCGTAAGACCCGATTCCCCCTCCGTGAGCAGACCGAGACCGGCCGAATCTGCATCGGCGCAGATCAGCGACAACCCGTCGCCGATTTCCCGGCAGGAACCGCAGGGATCTACACCGCCGAACTCATCCGACGGAGCAAGGATCCAAGGagggccgacgacgcccgcaGGAGTGCCAGCCGTGTCCTCGAGAGAGCCCGCCGTGTCTTCGAGAGAGCCCGCTGTGTCCTCGAGAGAGCCCGCTGTGTCTTCGAGAGGAGGCGACCGAGCTCCCGAACCATCGTCGAACATCCCCATATCTAACACCATACAGGGCACTCGGGTGCAGTCTAACTCGCCTCAAGAACCTTCCGGCAGCGTAGCCTCTGGCCAGGAACAGCCCTCAATTGCTGCCACCACTGTTGGACCCCAGGTTTCCGGGGTTCGTGGGGTAAACGGCACCATCGGAACCGCATCCGCCAGGTC ATCCGGAGCCGGCTCGCCCGGGGCCGATGGAGCCACGAACACTGGCTTGTCGCCTGAGCTCGCCACGACagtcgccttcgccgcccagCCATCGGACGCCTTCCGTGCTGTCAACGAGACAgccgtcgaggccatgcCCGAGTCCACCGAGCCTACGCCGCCCGATGTGTCGAGCCCCGACCAGTTCCACGCCGAGCTCACCGTCAACATCCCCGAGAAGGCCATCAACGAGAAGAAcgccaaggccatcgccgtGCTCGAGACGGCCTACTTCGAGTACTTCGTCAACAAAGACCCGGCGCCCgtcgacaagggcaagaTCTCCATCCCCGACAGCATCTCGCAGTGCCAGAACAAGTACTCGGAGAAGCTGACCAGGCGCaagggcctcgtcgatgaggtgCTGGACTGGGTGCCGCTCCTGTCGAGGGACCTGCGGGGCTTCCAGAACTGCAGGGCCGTCGACTCGCTGGAGGTCGGCGTCTACTTCCACTACATGAGGGCTTCCGGCACGGCTGAGCGACCCAACGAGCTGGAGTCCAGG GTTGACACCCTCAACGAGGCGTTGGGCGCGGTCAAGATCAACTTCCGCTTCATGGCGCTCAACTGGTGGGAGCCAAAGGCAAACGAGGACTGGTCGAAGGTCACGCGGCACGAAGCCAAGTTGGAGGAATGGCAGCGTCGCACTCGCGCCCCGGGCAAGCTGGTGCTCACCGTCTGGATCGTGAACGGACTCCGCACTAGTCAGAAAGACAACCAGGAGCTGAACAGT TATGCCACGTTCCCCAACGaagagctcgacgaggccgacggcatTGTTATCGAAGAGGCTCGCGTccagggcggcgatgccACGACGCTCATCCACGATGTCGGCCACTGGCTCGGCCTGGGCCACACCTTTGACGTCGCCAACCAGGAGTGCGTCGTCCAGGACGGCTTGACCAACGCCACGCAGACCTCGGGCAACCGCGACGTTCTGTACCAGTGCTCGCAGGTGACCTGTGCCGGCGGACCAGCCGTCGAGATCAATAATTACATGAGC TACTCCTCCTGTCGCGGCAAGACGCCACGGGACGGCTTCACCACGGACCAGAAGGCGCGCATGTTTGCGAACGCCCTCCAGTTCCGCCGCGGGTACGGGACGGGCGAATGCATGCCGGACGGGACGGCTGCCGTGAAGAAGCGGTCCAGCATGCAGGATCTCCTGGAGGGCAAGTGTCCAGACGTCGACAAGCAAGCCAACATCCTGATGAACACGCCGCACAGCCCGGCGGCCACGGTCGAGCGTTCTTGGAGCAAGCTCGGGGCTGGTTTGGCGGCACCGTGGGTCTTGATGACGTTCTTCTGA
- a CDS encoding CFEM domain-containing protein: MKYSFVIAALVAAVAAQVDPTIIPECARQCLLDATASATSCKAGDYTCTCTAENKAAIQSAATGCVVAACGLDVALQQVVPASNQLCEAAAAGGGALSSAVETASSAASVASSVASAASSAASSVSIPTSATGSMSLPYTTGVTVTPTATGLVTVTSSRPTTTAVQAGAAGIAPIGGLAMVLLGALAL; the protein is encoded by the exons ATGAAGTACtccttcgtcatcgccgccctcgtggccgccgttgccgcccagGTCGACCCTACCATCATCCCCGAGTGTGCTCGCCAGTGCCTTCTGGATgccaccgcctcggccacctcCTGCAAGGCGGGTGACTacacctgcacctgcacgGCCGAgaacaaggccgccatccagagcgccgccaccggctGCGTCGTCGCGGCCTGTGGCCTCGACGTGGCTCTGC AGCAAGTCGTCCCCGCCTCTAACCAGCTCTgtgaggccgccgccgccggtggtgGCGCCCTGAGCTCCGCTGTCGAGACCGCATCGTCGGCAGCGTCCGTCGCCTCCTCggtcgcctcggccgcctcctcggccgcctcctccgtgAGCATCCCCACCTCGGCCACGGGCTCCATGTCCCTGCCCTACACCACCGGCGTCACCGTCACCCCTACCGCCACCGGCCTCGTCACGGTCACCAGCAGCCGCCcgaccaccaccgccgtccaggccggcgccgctggcATTGCCCCCATCGGAGGCCTCGCCATGGTTCTCCTCGGTGCCCTTGCTCTCTAA